From a single Rutidosis leptorrhynchoides isolate AG116_Rl617_1_P2 chromosome 5, CSIRO_AGI_Rlap_v1, whole genome shotgun sequence genomic region:
- the LOC139850502 gene encoding guanine nucleotide-binding protein subunit gamma 2-like — protein MDSSNGNQHSQSRSTTPTPPSQSDINPTSSALGSSTFIGKHRLAAIISQQNQQIQFIQEELDQLETLGESSLVCEQLISSVESSTDALLPVTRGPADPGWDRWFQRANHSSSRNRKRWI, from the exons ATGGATTCATCTAATGGCAATCAACATTCACAATCTAGatcaacaacaccaacacctcCATCACAATCCGATATTAATCCAACTTCTTCCGCTCTCGGATCTTCTACCTTCATCGGAAAACATCGTTTGGCTGCTATTATATCTCAACAAAATCAACAAATCCAATTTATTCAg GAAGAGCTGGATCAACTGGAAACGCTTGGCGAATCATCACTTGTTTGTGAACA GCTGATTTCAAGTGTTGAATCAAGTACAGATGCTCTGCTTCCGGT GACAAGAGGACCAGCTGATCCTGGATGGGATAGATGGTTTCAAAGAGCGAATCATTCTTCTTCACGAAATCGCAAACGTTGGATATGA
- the LOC139850322 gene encoding uncharacterized protein, producing MAVTTKQMSLIVGTLGVLSFVFGVIAENKKPASGTPITGKDVVICKYPADPTVVLGYLSFGFLAASTLAGGLSLFYPYKGKSIPWPALFQSTSFFVFFLIALGSTGLAAAMLLWPTITEHKHIISNVHYNLETTCPTAKTGLLGGGAFLALDAALFWLVSLMLADNAREDYFDDVKGAGGDVITTEHNADGVIKGSA from the exons ATGGCGGTCACTACCAAACAAATGTCTTTGATAGTCGGGACTCTGGGTGTTTTATCCTTCGTGTTCGGCGTTATTGCTGAAAACAAGAAG CCTGCGTCTGGAACCCCGATCACCGGCAAGGATGTCGTTATCTGCAAGTATCCAGCTGATCCAACGGTTGTTTTGGGGTATTTGTCGTTCGGGTTTTTGGCAGCGTCTACTTTAGCTGGCGGATTATCGTTATTTTATCCCTACAAAGGAAAGTCTATTCCATGGCCCGCGTTGTTCCAAAGCACCAGTTTCTTCGTATTCTTCCTTATTGCTTT GGGTTCGACTGGACTGGCAGCCGCAATGCTCTTATGGCCAACAATTACCGAGCACAAACACATTATCAGCAACGTCCATTACAACCTTGAAACAACTTGCCCTACAGCCAAAACCGGACTTCTTGGTGGCGGTGCGTTTTTAGCGCTTGACGCAGCTCTTTTTTGGTTGGTTTCACTCATGTTGGCTGATAACGCAAGGGAAGACTACTTTGATGATGTTAAAGGCGCTGGTGGTGATGTCATCACTACTGAACATAATGCTGATGGTGTCATTAAGGGTAGTGCTTGA